One Drosophila willistoni isolate 14030-0811.24 chromosome XL unlocalized genomic scaffold, UCI_dwil_1.1 Seg142, whole genome shotgun sequence genomic region harbors:
- the LOC6644694 gene encoding protein-lysine N-methyltransferase EEF2KMT: MADKYKKLTQQFLCCYPVNKMDWSLLQLPLDLTEQKAVLDATCKHRLNRKYPVRWSYQEAFLKKLLVMLKGHEEVHDELFTTLLVDAPENISPYAYKHYIVRPDCKIVLKESISFVSEGTTGLCTWEASLALADYLLEHPDLVKDKNILELGAGTGLLGVLLKQPSLALGVRRVIMTDGSPSCVRLMRHNIRINFPNAKSKEEIEIPHCEQLLWETVEEFGYDDEDAINLVLAADVVYDNSVFNSLLRTFEYFYLKSNLKLHILLASTVRNIETLQKFSEQLQLYDYQVTPCANVPTSSSHFCRDSTAAVQIISIKGRDQT, from the exons atggccgataaatataaaaagttgACCCAGCAATTCCTCTGCTGCTATCCGGTCAATAAAATGGATTGGTCATTGCTCCAATTGCCATTGGATTTGACAGAGCAAAAGGCTGTATTGGATGCCACCTGCAAGCATCGTTTGAACCGAAAGTATCCAGTGCGTTGGAGCTATCAAGAAGCATTTCTCAAAAAACTTTTGGTGATGCTCAAAGGTCACGAAGAGGTGCACGACGAACTGTTCACCACTCTTTTAGTAGACGCACCGGAGAACATCTCTCCGTATGCATATAAGCACTACATAGTGCGACCTGATTGCAAGATCGTGCTAAAAGAGTCGATCAGTTTTGTTAGCGAGGGGACCACAGGTCTATGTACATGGGAGGCATCTCTGGCCTTGGCAGATTATTTGCTGGAACACCCCGATTTGGTGAAAGACAAGAATATTTTGGAATTGGGAGCCGGTACTGGACTGTTGGGCGTTTTATTAAAACAACCATCGTTAGCTTTGGGCGTACGTCGGGTGATCATGACAGACGGCAGTCCTTCATGTGTTAGGCTTATGCGCCACAATATAAGAATTAATTTTCCAAATGCAAAGTCCAAAGAGGAAATAGAGATTCCTCACTGTGAGCAGCTATTATGGGAGACCGTTGAAGAATTCGGTTACGATGACGAAGATGCAATTAATCTGGTCTTAGCCGCTGACGTGGTTTACGACAATTCCGTATTTAATTCCTTACTCCGGACTTTTGAATATTTCTACTTAAAAAGCAATTTAAAGTTGCATATTCTTTTGGCAAGCACTGTACGAAATATAGAGACATTGCAAAAATTTTCAGAGCAACTAC AACTCTATGATTACCAGGTAACCCCCTGCGCCAATGTGCCAACATCCTCAAGTCATTTTTGTCGTGATAGTACCGCTGCTGTGCAGATAATATCCATCAAAGGACGAGATCAGACTTGA
- the LOC6644472 gene encoding uncharacterized protein LOC6644472 — protein MANFFGKLMLKFFKYAPSYVVCLCFLPCGFIFGYTICSLVAERNLNASLNDYGPLILGACWSVVTALTMLALKFLKRCIVYWQPWMLLVTGVLNLVASCFYFADGFDHVGAYISYIAHSMTFIAGYSFLHTISSKETRSLMISGCCSCYLMGIASAVSLIGTAYSKNLEKYTGQTATTEQLIDGIYVNFAATYLCIAAAMLAILIGLKVLTFIGTVDTVNSLDNDLRIANTNGSIFEPRKEVIKRLEFFYVTKNQQWNVTLLLLFIDAIQYALFIYFVYWFTLNPAMRLTDLASIDAMFWVVFAGSVLALICLCFYSVKVHFVTTQLLLIFLTLLGMAICSTTDDGKWTFWLLLLLFGLSYSSLQVALLEVTHLRLTECIICISYVLKLVSTSIVYYYFVADAKNSYFYATDKSTLMAQGFVFMIITSLLALVVGMKVPRTHRAQLLDIQYEVYGIIFKKHQIEQLNVRWLNDGTIPTISQ, from the exons ATGGCGAACTTTTTTGGAAAACTGATgttaaagtttttcaaatacGCACCCAGTTATGTGG TGTGTCTGTGCTTCCTGCCCTGTGGCTTTATCTTTGGTTATACCATTTGTTCTTTGGTGGCCGAACGCAATCTCAATGCCTCGCTAAATGATTACGGACCTCTGATCCTGGGTGCCTGCTGGTCTGTGGTCACTGCCTTGACCATGCTGGCTCTTAAGTTTCTAAAGCGATGCATTGTCTATTGGCAACCGTGGATGCTTTTAGTGACCGGAGTATTGAATTTAGTGGCCAGTTGCTTTTACTTTGCCGATGGTTTTG ATCATGTGGGCGCCTATATATCATATATTGCCCATAGTATGACCTTTATCGCTGGATATAGTTTTCTGCATACCATAAGCTCCAAGGAGACCCGCTCTCTGATGATCTCCGGCTGCTGTAGCTGCTATTTGATGGGCATTGCATCGGCCGTGAGTTTGATAGGAACGGCATACAGTAAAAATCTAGAAAAGTATACGGGACAAACGGCTACCACGGAGCAATTGATTGATGGAATCTATGTGAATTTTGCGGCCACATATCTGTGCATTGCCGCTGCCATGCTTGCCATCCTGATTGGTCTGAAAGTACTCACTTTCATCGGCACTGTGGATACGGTTAATAGTCTGGACAACGATTTGCGAATAGCCAACACAAATGGCAGCATCTTTGAGCCACGAAAGGAAGTGATCAAACGACTTGAGTTCTTCTATGTGACCAAGAATCAGCAGTGGAATGTAACGCTTCTTCTGCTCTTTATAGATGCCATTCAGTATGCTTTATTCATATATTTTGTCTACTGGTTCACCCTGAATCCCGCCATGAGATTAACCGATCTGGCAAGCATCGATGCCATGTTCTGGGTGGTTTTCGCAGGTAGTGTTTTAGCCTTGATTTGCCTGTGCTTCTATTCGGTTAAAGTTCACTTTGTGACCACTcaattgttgttaatttttctaaCGCTCCTTGGGATGGCCATTTGTAGCACCACCGATGATGGTAAATGGACATTCTGGCTGCTTCTATTACTATTTGGCTTATCATACTCCAGTTTACAAGTTGCTTTGCTTGAGGTTACCCATCTACGGTTAACCGAGTGCATCATTTGCATCTCCTATGTATTGAAATTAGTAAGCACCAGCATTGTCTATTACTATTTTGTGGCCGATGCGAAGAATTCGTATTTCTATGCCACGGACAAGAGCACACTGATGGCACAGGGATTCGTCTTCATGATTATAACTTCATTGTTGGCCCTAGTTGTGGGCATGAAGGTGCCGCGTACGCATCGTGCCCAATTGCTTGACATACAGTATGAGGTCTATGGCATTATATTCAAGAAGCATCAAATCGAGCAACTTAATGTACGCTGGCTAAACGATGGCACCATACCAACCATCAGTCAAtga
- the LOC6644693 gene encoding T-complex protein 11-like protein 1, translated as MDSRDEQQQQQQRQRLEDRLRTDSESSTDSITRFVLPSVDGSPPKIVTMDEVASMLKDLRNTELAHEIALNPEFKLQQYVPPMDSLEGRIKTIMHQAFWDILRQQLEQQPPNFDQAIRLLAEIKEELPQLLSPNNERSLVRINEVLDDAIIRQQAERGVLDFRSYANFLINILSRMCAPARDEAVAKLRDIDDVVETFRNILEIMTLMKLDMANFMLSMARKSIAANSVQFEKEKFSKYLREFHGQAGFPATEDWLQRHRPGCSSNDDIIYNAYMQLLDYPMDKEFPELMRIDKSRFENLSWRAQRLIICASIISISQGMPVISQRRENRLKLAQQLNIIMQDVKQIDQVSTAIESCYEQVRAFIQSALSQEQLPAISDADQAALKAQIMQLTNKTSPVRILMAKRLNGFVRVALRSNNGIPPPPSGFGDYEEELVAFIASFRRLVSYNHAVFGEHFATVLNRQRSSDEPQPEATSSAGIATGHAQMAKP; from the exons ATGGACTCGAGGGacgaacagcaacaacaacaacaacgccaGCGGCTGGAGGATCGTCTTCGCACGGACAGCGAAAGTTCCACAGATTCAATAACTCGCTTTGTATTACCCAGCGTGGATGGCAGTCCACCAAAAATTGTCACCATGGATGAGGTGGCCAGCATGCTGAAGGATCTACGTAACACTGAGTTGGCCCATGAGATAGCCTTGAATCCGGAGTTTAAGCTACAACAATATGTACCACCAATGGATag TTTGGAGGGTCGCATTAAAACGATTATGCATCAGGCATTTTGGGATATTCTCCGTCAGCAGCTGGAACAACAGCCACCCAATTTTGATCAGGCCATACGCCTGCTGGCCGAAATCAAAGAGGAATTACCCCAGCTCTTATCCCCCAATAATGAACGCTCGCTGGTACGTATCAATGAGGTGCTCGATGATGCCATCATTCGTCAGCAGGCGGAACGGGGCGTTCTCGATTTTCGTTCGTATGCGAATTTCCTCATCAATATTCTGTCGCGGATGTGTGCTCCCGCACGTGATGAGGCTGTAGCCAAATTGCGTGATATTGACGATGTGGTTGAAACATTTCGCAATATTTTGGAGATAATGACACTAATGAAATTGGATATGGCCAATTTTATGTTGTCTATGGCTCGTAAAAGTATTGCCGCCAATTCGGTGCAGTTTGAGAAAGAGAAATTTAGCAAGTACCTAAGGGAGTTCCATGGCCAAG CTGGTTTTCCTGCCACAGAGGATTGGCTACAGCGTCATCGCCCTGGTTGTTCCAGCAATGATGATATCATCTACAATGCGTACATGCAGCTGTTGGACTATCCGATGGATAAAGAATTTCCCGAACTTATGCGCATCGACAAGAGTCGCTTTGAGAATCTCAGTTGGCGGGCTCAACGTTTGATTATATGCGCCTCGATTATTTCCATTTCTCAAGGGATGCCAGTGATTTCACAGCGTCGCGAGAATCGTCTTAAATTGGCCCAACAATTGAACATTATAATGCAGGATGTCAAGCAAATTGA ccaaGTATCTACTGCCATTGAGAGCTGCTATGAGCAGGTACGTGCCTTTATTCAGAGTGCCCTGAGCCAGGAGCAACTGCCAGCCATAAGTGATGCGGATCAAGCTGCTTTGAAGGCTCAAATTATGCAGCTGACTAACAAAACGTCGCCTGTACGCATTTTAATGG CCAAACGTCTGAATGGCTTTGTCCGTGTTGCATTGCGCTCAAATAACGGTATACCACCTCCACCATCTGGCTTTGGGGACTACGAGGAGGAACTTGTTGCATTTATTGCCTCTTTTCGGCGCCTCGTTTCATATAATCATGCCGTTTTCGGCGAACATTTTGCAACGGTGCTCAATCGCCAGCGTTCGAGTGATGAGCCTCAGCCAGAGGCCACATCCAGCGCTGGTATTGCCACTGGCCACGCGCAAATGGCCAAGCCTTAA